From one Lolium rigidum isolate FL_2022 chromosome 4, APGP_CSIRO_Lrig_0.1, whole genome shotgun sequence genomic stretch:
- the LOC124646713 gene encoding translocator protein homolog: protein MEATATAPVQDTGLTHRAYRPVDDTPARMPVPGGATSRDPKRKLGRAKRGLRSLVVAVTFSAALTAVAFYVSGPGSSTDDTRAPSAAMVAIARAGSVAAEAVMALAAWMVWAEGGLHGMPGATLAPFAAQLLAAAAWPALALRLGAGWAGMACCAAMAAGAAACVRGFGRVNPVAGDLAMPCAVWAVLLAVMNYKMM from the coding sequence ATggaggccaccgccaccgcccccgtcCAGGATACAGGCCTCACCCACCGCGCCTATAGGCCGGTCGACGACACGCCGGCGCGGATGCCCGTTCCCGGCGGCGCGACCAGCCGGGACCCGAAGAGGAAGCTGGGCCGCGCCAAGCGTGGCCTCCGCTCGCTCGTCGTCGCCGTGACGTTCTCGGCCGCGCTCACCGCGGTCGCCTTCTACGTGTCCGGCCCGGGCTCGTCGACGGACGACACCAGGGCGCCGTCCGCGGCCATGGTGGCGATCGCGCGCGCCGGGTCGGTGGCCGCGGAGGCCGTGATGGCGCTGGCGGCGTGGATGGTGTGGGCCGAGGGCGGCCTCCACGGGATGCCCGGCGCGACGCTGGCGCCGTTCGCGGCGCAGCTCCTGGCGGCCGCGGCGTGGCCGGCCCTGGCGCTGAGGCTCGGGGCCGGGTGGGCCGGGATGGCGTGCTGCGCAGCCATGGCCGCAGGCGCCGCCGCGTGCGTCCGCGGGTTCGGCCGTGTGAACCCTGTCGCCGGAGATCTCGCCATGCCCTGCGCGGTCTGGGCCGTGCTCCTCGCCGTCATGAACTACAAGATGATGTAG